One window of Pleurodeles waltl isolate 20211129_DDA chromosome 3_1, aPleWal1.hap1.20221129, whole genome shotgun sequence genomic DNA carries:
- the DLX1 gene encoding homeobox protein DLX-1 has protein sequence MTMTAMPESLSGPVSGKAVFMEFGPPGQQMSPSGLAHGHYSMHCLHAQHEGAYGGAASFSRPLGYPYVSPAGSHSAPGPYSGGGGGSGQPSYPGGGLGPGRLEDTGPDSEKSTVVEGGEVRFNGKGKKIRKPRTIYSSLQLQALNRRFQQTQYLALPERAELAASLGLTQTQVKIWFQNKRSKFKKLMKQGGAGLDSSALANGRALAASSPPVPPVWNTTGSGGKGSSGGPGAYIPSYTSWYPSAHQEAMQQPQLM, from the exons ATGACGATGACCGCCATGCCGGAGAGCCTGAGCGGCCCGGTGTCCGGGAAGGCCGTCTTCATGGAGTTCGGGCCCCCCGGGCAGCAGATGTCCCCCTCGGGCCTGGCGCACGGGCACTACTCCATGCACTGCCTGCACGCGCAGCACGAGGGCGCCTACGGCGGCGCCGCCTCCTTCTCCAGGCCCCTGGGCTACCCCTACGTCAGCCCGGCCGGCAGCCACTCCGCCCCCGGCCCCTacagcggcggcggcggcggctccGGGCAGCCCTCCTACCCCGGCGGCGGCCTGGGCCCGGGCCGGCTGGAGGACACAG GGCCAGACTCGGAGAAGAGCACGGTGGTGGAAGGTGGCGAGGTCCGGTTCAACGGCAAGGGCAAGAAGATCCGCAAGCCCCGGACCATCTACTCCAGCCTTCAGCTGCAGGCGCTGAACCGCCGCTTCCAACAGACCCAGTACCTAGCGCTGCCCGAGCGGGCTGAGCTGGCCGCCTCCCTGGGCCTCACGCAGACGCAG GTGAAGATCTGGTTCCAGAACAAGCGCTCCAAGTTCAAGAAACTGATGAAACAGGGAGGCGCCGGTCTGGATAGCAGCGCCCTGGCCAACGGGCGGGCCCTGGCGGCCAGCTCGCCCCCGGTGCCCCCGGTGTGGAACACGACCGGCTCCGGCGGCAAGGGCTCATCGGGGGGCCCCGGCGCCTACATACCCAGCTACACCTCGTGGTACCCCTCGgcgcaccaggaggccatgcagcagccaCAGCTCATGTGA